Proteins found in one Saccharomyces cerevisiae S288C chromosome III, complete sequence genomic segment:
- a CDS encoding uncharacterized protein (hypothetical protein; identified by fungal homology and RT-PCR): MPYSPSLILMGHTHTDATVYTTLKLPYSHTPIHGPFSLNQYQMHPHHYARHLPQRSIPCAIYP; this comes from the coding sequence ATGCCATACTCACCTTCACTTATATTGATGGGGCATACGCACACGGATGCTACAGTATATACCACTCTCAAGTTACCCTACTCTCACACTCCAATCCATGGCCCATTCTCACTAAATCAGTACCAAATGCACCCACATCATTATGCACGGCACTTGCCTCAGCGGTCTATACCCTGTGCCATTTACCCATAA